One segment of Rosa chinensis cultivar Old Blush chromosome 6, RchiOBHm-V2, whole genome shotgun sequence DNA contains the following:
- the LOC112173415 gene encoding reticuline oxidase has protein sequence MAISPRNQLTQFFTFMCILLPSLAEPTDEITSCLTLHNINNFTTFPNTENDSASYFKLLNFSIQNLRFAEPTVPKPIAIILPESVEQIINSVFCSREVFLAIRVRCGGHSYEGTSSVAADGAPFVIIDMMNLNRVSVDLETEMAWVEGGATLGETYHAIAKASSVHGFSAGSCPTVGASGHIAGGGFGLLSRKYGLAADNVADALLVDADGRLLDRQGMGEDVFWAIRGGGGGVWGIVYAWKIQLSKVPQKVTVFLASRAGNKSHIANLVDKWQHVAPFLEDDFYISCFVGAGLPEAKTSGTTGMSATFKGFYLGPRSSAMSTLDEVFPDLGIVKEDCKEMSWIESIVFFSGLGNGSAISDLRNRYLKEKGFFKAKSDYVRTAISYTAIMAAVEILEEEPKGYVILDPYGGIMHRISSESIAFPHRKGNLFTIQYLVEWKEEENYKRNEYIGWIRRLYNSMTQYVSCCPRTAYINYIDLDLGVMRLVNTRVPTKDKGAVEIARVWGEKYFLNNYDRLVRAKTIVDPSNIFSNQQGIPPLSYLSQPSSTAESM, from the coding sequence ATGGCAATATCCCCGAGAAACCAATTGACTCAGTTCTTTACCTTTATGTGCATCCTTTTGCCTTCTTTAGCTGAACCTACAGACGAAATCACTTCTTGTTTGACTCTCCACAACATCAACAACTTTACTACATTCCCCAACACAGAAAATGACTCTGCTTCTTACTTCAAGTTGCTCAACTTTTCTATTCAGAATCTACGTTTTGCTGAGCCCACAGTTCCTAAGCCAATAGCCATTATACTCCCTGAGAGTGTTGAGCAGATAATAAACTCTGTATTCTGCTCTAGAGAAGTGTTCTTGGCAATCAGAGTGAGGTGTGGTGGACACAGCTATGAAGGGACATCATCTGTTGCTGCTGATGGAGCTCCATTTGTGATCATTGACATGATGAATTTGAACAGGGTTTCTGTGGATTTGGAAACCGAAATGGCATGGGTGGAAGGAGGTGCAACACTAGGTGAGACGTACCATGCAATTGCCAAAGCAAGCAGTGTTCACGGTTTCTCAGCTGGGTCATGCCCAACTGTAGGTGCCAGTGGCCATATTGCTGGCGGTGGATTTGGACTACTTTCAAGGAAATATGGACTTGCAGCTGATAATGTGGCGGATGCACTTCTTGTTGATGCTGACGGACGGTTGTTAGACCGACAAGGCATGGGAGAGGATGTGTTTTGGGCTATTAGAGGAGGTGGTGGGGGTGTTTGGGGGATTGTCTATGCATGGAAAATCCAACTGTCCAAAGTGCCACAAAAAGTAACAGTTTTTCTGGCGTCTAGAGCAGGAAACAAAAGCCATATAGCAAATCTAGTAGATAAGTGGCAACATGTTGCACCTTTCTTAGAAGATGACTTCTATATTTCCTGTTTTGTTGGTGCTGGGTTGCCAGAAGCCAAGACCAGTGGTACTACTGGGATGTCAGCGACATTTAAAGGGTTTTATCTGGGTCCAAGAAGCAGTGCTATGTCCACCCTAGATGAGGTTTTCCCTGACTTGGGTATTGTAAAAGAAGATTGCAAGGAAATGAGTTGGATCGAGTCGATCGTATTCTTCTCCGGCCTAGGTAATGGAAGTGCCATCTCCGACTTGAGAAATCGGTACTTAAAAGAGAAAGGTTTTTTCAAAGCGAAATCAGACTATGTCCGGACCGCAATTTCTTACACGGCCATAATGGCTGCAGTGGAAATACTTGAGGAGGAGCCAAAAGGGTACGTCATCTTAGACCCTTACGGTGGTATTATGCATCGTATAAGCAGTGAATCCATTGCTTTTCCCCACAGAAAGGGTAATCTCTTTACAATTCAGTACCTGGTGGAgtggaaggaagaagaaaattacaaaagaaATGAGTACATAGGTTGGATAAGAAGATTATATAATTCAATGACACAATATGTGTCATGCTGTCCAAGGACTGCTTATATTAACTACATTGACCTTGACCTCGGAGTGATGCGTTTGGTTAACACTAGAGTTCCAACGAAGGATAAGGGTGCTGTGGAGATTGCCAGGGTTTGGGGTGAGAAGTACTTCTTGAACAACTATGATAGATTGGTGAGAGCGAAAACAATTGTTGATCCAAGTAACATTTTTAGTAATCAACAAGGGATTCCTCCACTGTCGTATCTGAGTCAGCCTAGCAGTACCGCTGAGAGTATGTGA